A genome region from Natronosalvus rutilus includes the following:
- the tmcA gene encoding tRNA(Met) cytidine acetyltransferase TmcA, with protein sequence MNVAAHARALREEAASVDERRGLVLAGDRERGYEVLATVLESLDVPISQTTLVGPEDRLRCEHRTQSEAGALLGTTREVVVLDAHDTLEPNALGKLVGTIDAGGLLILLTPSLEEWPDERGSFERSMAVPPFELEDVTGRFRARLVETLRVHRGIAIVDVDDDRLEDDGLTHPAPRLVYRGEQVQTNDVVARADVVDAEAHDDRRTRHFLQDAYDACYTDDQRTALETLERLRSPKNAVVLEADRGRGKSSAIGLAAGCFAAAGDHVLVTAPAWANAAEAFARASELLEGCGDLEGGSDRNGRRLRTVDGGTIEYAPPLEAVSRAETADVVLVDEAAALSVTVLESLLAADRIAFATTIHGYEGAGRGFSVRFRDRLEASDHDVSEYVLQEPIRYAAGDPLEVWSFRAMLLDASPPVAPLIEDATPESVEYRRLEPDALLEDESLLREVVGLLVLAHYRTEPNDLARLLDAPNLETRALLQDSHVVSVTLLAREGNLSEADRARMYEGGRIRGNMIPDILTSHVRDESAGEASGIRVVRIATHHARRERGLGSHLLERIREEFDGAVDWLGTGFGATPDLVSFWRANGYRTIHLSTTRNDTSGEYSAIMITPLSEAGEALLERHATRFARRLPRVLSDTLHDLDPDVVRAVTRSIGTEYAPPLELSSHEWRVVAGAAYGPGLYDVDPGPFRRLVISALIGRPPELADALTTRQVQLLVRRVLQAHTWDDVAADLEFHSPRQCMRAFGSALQPLVDHYGTAAAQAVRERFLDDESCE encoded by the coding sequence ATGAACGTCGCCGCGCACGCTCGAGCCCTCCGCGAGGAGGCCGCCTCGGTCGACGAGCGTCGTGGCCTGGTGCTCGCGGGCGACCGCGAGCGGGGGTACGAGGTACTGGCGACCGTCCTCGAGTCCCTCGACGTCCCGATTTCACAGACGACGCTGGTCGGCCCAGAGGATCGACTCCGCTGTGAACACCGGACCCAGTCCGAAGCCGGAGCGCTCCTGGGCACGACCCGGGAGGTCGTCGTCCTCGACGCTCACGACACCCTCGAGCCGAACGCGCTGGGGAAACTCGTGGGAACGATCGACGCCGGAGGACTCTTGATCCTGCTGACGCCGTCGCTCGAAGAGTGGCCCGACGAGCGAGGTTCGTTCGAGCGATCGATGGCCGTTCCCCCGTTCGAACTCGAGGACGTGACCGGACGCTTTCGAGCGCGGCTCGTCGAGACGCTTCGCGTCCACCGCGGGATCGCAATCGTGGACGTCGACGACGACCGCCTCGAGGACGACGGACTGACGCACCCGGCTCCCCGTCTCGTGTACCGCGGCGAACAGGTCCAGACGAACGACGTGGTCGCCAGGGCCGATGTCGTAGACGCAGAGGCCCACGACGACCGACGGACACGACACTTCCTGCAGGACGCATACGACGCCTGTTACACTGACGACCAGCGAACAGCACTCGAGACCCTCGAGCGCCTTCGCTCTCCCAAGAACGCGGTCGTCCTCGAGGCTGACCGCGGCCGCGGCAAGTCGAGCGCGATCGGACTGGCTGCCGGCTGTTTCGCCGCCGCGGGCGATCACGTCCTGGTTACCGCGCCCGCCTGGGCGAACGCGGCCGAAGCCTTCGCCCGGGCGAGTGAGTTGCTCGAGGGGTGCGGCGACCTCGAGGGAGGCTCCGATCGGAACGGGCGGCGTCTGCGGACAGTCGACGGCGGAACCATCGAGTACGCCCCGCCGCTCGAGGCCGTCTCCCGCGCCGAAACTGCCGACGTCGTGCTGGTCGACGAGGCCGCCGCTCTCTCGGTGACGGTACTCGAGTCGCTGCTAGCCGCCGATCGAATCGCGTTCGCGACGACGATCCACGGCTACGAGGGGGCTGGCCGTGGATTCTCGGTTCGTTTCCGGGATCGACTCGAGGCGAGCGACCACGACGTCTCCGAGTACGTCCTCCAGGAGCCGATCCGGTACGCCGCCGGCGACCCGCTCGAGGTCTGGTCGTTTCGAGCGATGTTGCTCGATGCCAGCCCACCGGTTGCCCCGCTTATCGAGGACGCGACTCCGGAGTCGGTCGAGTATCGTCGCCTCGAACCCGATGCCCTCCTCGAAGACGAGTCGCTCCTCCGGGAGGTCGTCGGTCTGCTCGTGCTCGCTCACTACCGAACCGAGCCGAACGACCTCGCCCGGCTGCTCGACGCGCCGAACCTCGAGACGCGGGCCCTGCTCCAGGACAGTCACGTCGTCAGTGTCACCCTGCTGGCACGGGAGGGAAACCTCTCGGAAGCGGACCGAGCGCGGATGTACGAGGGCGGGCGCATCCGCGGGAACATGATCCCCGATATCCTGACGAGTCACGTGCGCGACGAGTCGGCGGGTGAGGCTTCCGGGATTCGCGTGGTCCGCATCGCGACCCACCACGCGCGGCGTGAACGGGGGCTCGGCTCACACCTCCTGGAGCGCATCCGGGAGGAGTTCGACGGGGCGGTCGACTGGCTGGGCACCGGGTTCGGCGCGACGCCCGACCTCGTCTCGTTCTGGCGGGCAAACGGCTACCGGACGATCCACCTGTCGACGACTCGCAACGACACCAGCGGGGAGTACTCGGCGATCATGATCACGCCGTTGAGCGAAGCAGGGGAGGCTCTGCTCGAGCGCCACGCGACTCGCTTCGCCAGGCGCTTGCCGCGAGTGCTCTCCGACACTCTACACGACCTCGATCCTGACGTGGTTCGGGCCGTTACCAGATCGATCGGGACCGAATACGCGCCTCCGCTCGAGCTATCGTCCCACGAGTGGCGGGTCGTCGCCGGCGCGGCGTACGGCCCTGGCCTATACGACGTCGATCCAGGACCGTTCAGGCGACTGGTGATCTCGGCACTGATCGGGCGACCGCCAGAACTCGCGGACGCGCTCACCACGCGTCAGGTACAGTTACTCGTCCGGCGCGTCCTCCAGGCTCACACCTGGGACGACGTGGCGGCAGACCTCGAGTTCCATTCCCCGCGCCAGTGCATGCGGGCGTTCGGGTCGGCGCTGCAACCGCTAGTCGATCACTACGGAACGGCGGCCGCGCAAGCGGTTCGCGAGCGGTTTCTCGACGACGAGTCATGCGAGTAA